GTCCACCGAGGCCTCCCGGGCCAGGTCCGTCAGATCGGACAGGGTCTCCACATCGTCGAGCTCTGTATCGCTCGCTTCCCACCCGTCTTCGGTGCGCGCGAGCAGTGCGGCGAAGTACACCGTGACTCTCCCACTGGTCATAGGCGAATCGGTCCGACGGGAGGGCGAACGGTGGTCCGTCCGTCCTGAGCCCCGCCCAATCGGCATCGTGGCAGAAACAAGCGCCGTGCGAGACCTCTTCGGCCGTTGCGTCGGCCATCAGTTCCAGGAGTGCCTGGTCGGCCCTCACCCTGACGCACCGATCGGCGGGGGAGTGCGCCGGTGGTACGTGGAGGGCTCACCCGGGTGCTCACCAGGGGTTTCGTCAGATGATTCGCCCGTCGTCGTCCGTCGGTTCACCGCCACCCGCCGGTTCACCAGCGGAACGTGCGCATCCGCATCTGTTGCCGCATTCGGGCGGCCCGGGCCCGGCGCGGCTGCACCCGGTCCCTCAACTGCTTGGCCTCGTGCAGCTCACGGAGGAACTGGGCGCGTCGTCGGCGGCGGGCCGCGTCACTCTCCCGCGCGTCCTCGGCCGCGTCCGCCACGCCCTCGACGCCGCGCCCCTCGCGCGGTCCGCGCGAGGCCGCGTTGTCCCGCAGGTCCCCGTCAGCCATCGACACACCACCCCAGTACCGGGTCCGTATGCCCCCACCTTCCCCCCGAACAGGTGGTTGATGCCAGCGCAGAGTGCCGGGCCGCGCGGTTACTGTTGACGCATGCGGATCCACGTCGTCGACCACCCGCTGGTGGCGCACAAACTCACCACGCTGCGCGACAAGCGCACCGACTCCCCGACCTTCCGGCGGCTCGCCGACGAGCTGGTCACCCTCCTCGCCTACGAGGCCACCAGGGATGTGCGTACCGAGCAGGTCGACATCGAGACCCCGGTGACGCCCACGACCGGGGTGAAGCTCTCGCACCCCCGGCCCCTGGTCGTCCCGATCCTGCGGGCCGGTCTGGGCATGCTGGACGGCATGGTGCGGCTGCTGCCGACCGCCGAAGTGGGCTTCCTCGGCATGATCCGCAACGAGGAGACGCTCCAGGCGGAGACGTATGCGACCCGGATGCCCGAGGACCTCTCCGGCCGCCAGGTCTACGTCCTCGACCCGATGCTGGCCACCGGCGGCACCCTCGTCGCGGCCATCCAGGAGCTGATCAAGCGCGGTGCCGACGATGTCACCGCCGTCGTCCTCCTCGCGGCGCCCGAGGGCGTCGAGGTGATGGAACGCGAGCTGGCCGGGACCCCGGTCACCGTCGTCACGGCCTCCGTCGACGAGCGGCTCAACGAGCACGGCTACATCGTGCCGGGCCTCGGCGACGCGGGCGACCGGATGTACGGGACGGCCGAGTAGGGCCCAGCCCCGATCCTCTCCTTACGACTTCGCGCCCCGTTCCGGTGCGTACGCACGAGGCCGCGCGTACGCACCGGAACGGGGCGCTTTTGTGTGCGCCGGGGTGTGCCCCCGTCAGCAGGAGGGGGAGGGGGATGGGGCCGGCCTCGTCAGGGCCGTCATCGCCGCCGTGGCCTCCTTCGGGGTGCTGAACGCCTTGAACTTCGCACCGAGAATCAGATCGACCTCACCCGTCTTCCGGGTGTCCGTCTTCTGCACCGTGCCCGCCAGCTGGGTGCCGAGCACCGTGAAGCTGCCGTTCTTCGCGGCCGGGGCCGCGAGCAGCACGCCCGTGCCCGGTACCTTCTTGTCGTACTCCTTCGGCGCGTTGCCCACGTCGCCGATGGCGAAACCGCGCTTCTTGAGCTCCTCGGCGGCGGCCTTGGCCAGCCCGGTCCGCGTCGTCGCGTTGTAGACGTTCACCTTGATCGCGGCCGGTTTCGGGAGCGCCTTGACGGGGGCCACGGACGGCTTCGCCGTGGGGCAGTCCCGCTGGTGGTCGGCCGCGTTCGCGCTCTTGTCGCCGCCGGTGAACACCTCGATGAGCTGCAGACTGCCCCAGCCGACGAGACCGAGGACGACGACGGCTCCGATGCCCGCGAGGACCAGCCTGCGGCGGTGCCGGGGGCGGCGCATACGGGGGTAGGTGTCGCCCGTGATGCGGTACTTTCCGCCCATGCCGGGGGGAGTGAGCATGCTCATGGAGGCAGCGTAGTGCGACCCGGTGATGATGCGTACTAAATGATCAACGTATGGCACCCGGATGAGCGTGAAAGCACCCGAAAGCCCGAATCCGGGTCTCGGGAGGATGCCTCAAGATGCGCAAACCCCAGTGGGGTGGGTGAGGGTGCCGCGGGGGCAGGTGCGCCGGTGCCGGGAGCGGTGTCAGCCCAGGTCGAGGACGCGCGCGTGCAGGACCTGGCGCTGCTGCAGCGCGGCGCGGACCGCCCGGTGCAGCCCGTCCTCCAGGTAGAGGTCGCCCTGCCACTTCACGACGTGCGCGAACAGGTCCCCGTAGAACGTGGAGTCCTCGGCGAGGAGGGTCTCCAGGTCCAGCTGGCCCTTGGTGGTCACGAGCTGGTCCAGGCGAACCGGACGCGGCGCGACATCCGCCCACTGGCGGGTGGATTCCCGGCCGTGGTCGGGGTACGGCTTCCCATTTCCGATGCGCTTGAAGATCACACGGAAAGCCTACCGGTCAAGAGCCACCGGGCGCAGCCACGGAAGCTCACCGCTATGCCGGTGCAAAGGGCGTATAGCGCTGGATAGGGCGGGATACCGGGTCAGCGGGGCATCCCAGGGGTGGTTTCGTCCGTCTGCTCCCGTCGACGCCGCTCCCGCCCGCCGGCGTTGTTCCGTACGCCGGCTCCCGCCTCCGGTGCTTACGGGCTCCGGTGGCGGGAGCCCGTAAGCCGGCCGCTACTCCGTGACGCGGCCGTGGCCCTCGCGCAGGCCGCCTCCGCTGCCGCCGCTGCCGGGCGTCCCGGCGCCGGTGTCAGGGTCGGCCGGGCGGGTCAGCGAGCGCAGGTCGTGCGCGTACGTCCCGACGGCGTTGGCGATCACGTCGATGTTGGTGTCGAAGTGACCCATGTCGATGTTGTCCAGGTCGTCGCAGGCCGCGTGGTAGCAGGGGTCGTACGCGATCCCCGCCTCGCCGCCGAACACCTCGGCCTGGGCCGCCGTCTTGATGCCCTCCGCCCCGGTGTCCGTACCGCCGGAGGGGATGCCGACCTCGATGAACGGCCCGTAGTCCGAGCGGCCGGTGAAGTCCGTGCCCTCGTGCGGCTTGCCCTTGCCGTCGAGGAACGCGTTGATGTCCCGCTCCAGTTGGGCCGAGCCCTCCGGGCCCGGGCCCTCGCCGACCTGGTCGGAGTTGTCGCCGTCGAAGACGAACTGGACACCGTTCGGCGAGGCGATCATGTCGAAGTTCAGATAGAGCTTGATCTGCTCGCGCTGCTTGTCGGAGAGCGCCGCGACGTACTTCTCCGAGCCGATCAGGCCGTTCTCCTCGGCCGACCACCAGGCGAACCGCACCTTGTTGGCCGGCTCGCTCTTCGACTTCGCCAGCTTCAGGGCGACGTCGAGCAGACCGGCGGAGCCGGAGCCGTTGTCGTTGATGCCGGGGCCCTCGGTCACCGAGTCGAGGTGGGCCCCGAGCATCACGGTCCGTGCCGCGCTGCCGCCGGGCGTCTCGGCGATGACGTTGCGGGTGGGACGGTCCTCCTGGAGCTCGCGGACCTCGAAGCCGACCGTCACCTCGCCGGCCGCGAGGTCGGCGGCGAGCTTCTCGCCCTCCTCCTGGGTGAGCCCGCCGGTCGGGATCTTCCCGGCGGCGACCTCGCCGAGCGTGCCGGACAGCGCACCCTCGACGTTGTTGTAGATGGCCGCTCCGGCCGCGCCCGCAGTGGCCGCCGCCGCCTGCTTCTCGGCGAAGGAGCAGCCGCCGCGCTTGATCAGCGCGATGGCGCCGGTGAAGTCCGCGGCGGCGTAGTCGGCGGCCTCGCAGCCGGTCGTCCCGTCGACGGGTACGGCGACGAGCCGTGCCGTCAGGCCGCCTTCCTTCGTCGACGGCGTGTACGTCATGGCCTTGATCGTCACGTCGCGGGGCGTCGGCGACACCACGGCGAGCTTTTCGGCCAGGGTCTCCGTGTAGGTGAAGCGGAAGCTCTCGTACGAGACCTGGTACCCGGCGCGCTGGAGCTGCCGGTGGACGTACGCGGCCGAGGCGTCGTGGCCCAGCGAGCCGGCGGCGCGGTGGCCATCGGCGGAGTCGGCTATCGCCTGGAACCGGCGGAGGTGTTTGTGGGCGTCGCGTGCGGACGCGTTCCTCACCAACTCCCGCGACAGCTTGGCAGCTTCTTTCCCGGGGTCGTGCGGCGCGGGGCGTCCGGGGTGCGGTGACGCGGCCAGGAGGAGCGGTGTGGCCAGGGCGGTGGCGGCCACGACCGCCATGGCTCTGCGACGGGTTGCGTGCACAGGAGTCCTTCCGGTCTGAACGGCTGAACGAATGTGCTGCGAAAGCTAGCGAGTGGGGTGACGCCTGTGAACCGGTGTGGCTGATTCTGGTCCGGGGGGAAGGGGGCGTCGGCCTGCTCCGGCACATGGCGGTGCCCTATCTGTGCCCGCGTCACTTCTTCCGTGACGTCCCGGGCTTTCTCGCGGTGTTGGCCGCCTTGGCCGCCGCTTTGGCCTCCTGTTTGTAGGCACGTACCTCGACCAGCGACTCCGGGCCCGTGATGTCGGCCACCGACCGGTGCGATCCGGCCTCCCCGTACGGGCCCGCCGCCTCCCGCCACCCCGGTGGCCGTACGCCCAACTGCTTGCCGAGCAGCGCCAGGAAGATCTGGGCCTTCTGGGCGCCGAAGCCGGGCAGGGCCTTGAGGCGTTCCAGCAGGTCGTCGCCGGTCGCGGCGTCCCGCCACACCGCGCTCGCGTCGCCGCCGTACTCCGCGACCAGGTACCGGCACAGCTGCTGCACCCGCTTCGCCATGGAACCGGGGTAGCGGTGCAGGGCCGGTTTGGTGGTGAACAGCTCGGTGAAGGCGTCCGGGTCATAGGCGGCGATCCGCCCCGCGTCCAGGTCGTCGGCGCCCATCCGTTCCGCGAGGGTGTACGGGCCCGTGAACGCCCACTCCATCGGCACCTGTTGGTCCAGCAGCATGCCTACCAGGGCGGCCAGCGGGCTGCGCCCCAGAAGCCCGTCCGCCTCCGGATTCTGGGCGATCCGCAGGGTGGTGGCCGCGCCCGTGCCCGTATCCGCCCCCTTGGCTCCGCCCTTGCCGCCGGTGCTGTCGCTGCCGCTCGTGGTCATGCTGCCGATCATCGCGAGCGCGGCGGGCGGCGGCGACCGGGGCTGCGCCGATGGCCTCTTCCCTGTCGGCCGAAGGGAGTAACCCCCTATCCGTCCGGCCGGTCCAGCCGGTCCGCGCGCCGGCGCAGGTAGCGGGCCTCGGGCTCGCTGAGGGTGGCGTCGGCGGCCGCGCGGTAGGCGGTACGGGCGGCGTCGGGCTCCCCCGCGCGTTCCAGGAGGTGGCCGCGTACGGCGTCGACCCGGTGGTTCCGCCGCCCCGTGGCCTCCGCCAGCGCGCCGACCTCCGCCAGCCCCGCCCGGGGCCCGCGCACCATGGCCACGGCGACCGCCCGGCCCAGCGCGGCGGCGGGGTCGGGGGAGCGCCGCACGAGGAGGTCGTACAGGGCGAGGATCTGCGGCCAGTCGGTGTCCTCGGCGCGCTCCGCCTCGTCGTGCAGGGCGGCGATCGCGGCCTGGAGCTGGTAGTCCCCGGCGGGCCCCCGGGCGAGCGCCTCCTCGGCCAGGGCGATGCCTTCGGCGATGGCCGTACGGTCCCAGAGGGCGCGGTCCTGTTCGTCGAGGGGGATCAGCCCGCCGTCCGGGCCGGTGCGCGCCGGGGTGCGCGCCTCGGTGAGGACCATCAGCGCGAGCAGCCCGGTCACCCGCCCCTCGTGGGGGAGGAGGCGGCGGACGGCGCGGGTCAGGCGGATCGCCTCGCGGGCCAGGTCCGTGCGGTGGAGGTCGGGGCCCGCGGTGGCGGTGTAGCCCTCGTTGAAGATCAGGTAGAGGACCTGGAGCACGGCGGCGAGCCGCTGGTCGCGGTCCCGGGCGTCCGGCTGCCGGAACCGCGTACCGCGCACCGCCCGCTTGGCCCGGCTGATCCGCTGCGCCATCGTCGCCTCCGGCACCAGATGGGCGCGGGCGATCTCGGCCGTGGTGAGGCCGCCGACCGCGCGGAGCGTCAGCGCGATCTGGGCGGCGGGGGAGAGCGCGGGGTGGCAGCAGAGGAAGAGCAGGGTGAGCGTGTCGTCCTCGGAGGGGGCCCGGCCCGGGCCGGAAGGCCCTGTCCCGGCGGGCCCCTCCCCGGGCGGCGGGGTGACGAACGCGTCCGCCGGGGTGAGGGCTGCCGCCGTCTCCTCGCGCCGGCGGCGGGCCTCGTCGCTGCGCAGCCGGTCGGTGAGGCGGCGGGAGGCGACCCGGATGAGCCAGCCGCGCGGGTTGTCGGGGATCCCGGCCCCGGGCCACTGCTCGGCGGCCGCGATCAGGGCCTCCTGGACGGAGTCCTCGGCCGGGTCGAAGTGCCCGTACCGGCGGACGAGTGCGCCGAGGACCTGCGGCGCGTGACGGCGCAACAGGTCCTCGATGTCGTCGGCCGCTCGGCCCACCTGGACCTTTCGGTTCGGTCAGTCGTCGATCCCGCCGTCCACCGGCCGGATCAGGACCGGGTACTCGGGCGCCCCGGCCGGCTGCGGACAGCGTGCCACGCGGGCGGCGATCTCGGTCACCCGCTCCAGGCTCTCGCAGTCGAGGACCCAGAACCCGGCGAGCAGTTCCTTGGTCTCGCTGTACGGCCCGTCCGAGACGACCGGCCGGCCCTCGGCGTCGACGCTGACGGCCCGGCCCGACGCGGGCTCGCGCAGCCCGTAGCCGGTGACCAGCTCGCCCGACTCGGCGAGGTCGTCGTTGATGCTGCCCATGTACGCGAACATCTCCTGCATGGCCTTCTCGTCCCAGGCCGGGCTGTCGGCGCTGCCCTTGCCGGTCTGCGCGTCGTAGTCCGCCTGGGTGCCCTGGACCATCACCAGATACTTCATGACCGTCGCCTCCTGGTCGCTCGTGTCGTTCCGTGGTCGTTCTTCCTCTTGCACAGGGGACGTCGGGGCCGATGAGGGCTTCTCGACACCACGCGCGAAATTCCTTCGGATTCACCCGGCGGGGTGGGGGGAACGGGCGTTCAGTAAAGTGCGGCTGCGCCTCGTTTCCGCTCGTCGCGCCCGCTTTCCACCCTCCTGAACCCCGAATCCTCCTGAGCCCCGAACGACGAGGTCCCGGCCCGTGCCCGCATCCCCAGCCCCGCGTCCGTACCCCGTCGCCGTCGTGGGGATCGGCGCGGACGGCTGGTCCGGGCTCTCCGGCACGGCACGGGAGGCGCTGCGCGGGGCGGAGGTGCTGATCGGCGGAGCGCGCCAGCTGGACCTGCTGCCGCCGGAGTGCGCCGGGGCACGGGTGGCCTGGCCGTCCCCGCTGCGGCCGGCCGTCCCGAGGCTGCTCGCCGAGCACGGGGAGCGCCGGATCGCGGTGCTGGCGAGCGGGGACCCGATGTTCTACGGGATCGGCCGGGCGCTCGCGGAGGAGCTGGGGCCCGAGGGGCTGCGCGTGCTGCCGCACCCCTCCTCCGTCTCGTACGCCTGCGCGCGGCTGGGCTGGCCGCTGGAGGACACGGAGGTCGTGACGCTGGTGGGCCGTCCGGCGGCGCGCCTGGCCGCCTCCCTGTACGAGGGGCGGCGGCTGCTCGTCCTGAGCGCGGACGCGAGCACGCCGGCGACGGTCGCGGCGCTGCTGACGGACCGGGGGTTCGGCCCGAGCAGGGTGCGGGTGCTGGAGCAGCTGGGCGGCGAGGGCGAGGAGCACGTCGAGGGCGTCGCGTCGCGGTGGGCGCACGAGCCCGGGGACCGGCTGAACGTCGTCGCGATCGAGTGCCGGGCGTCGGCGGAGGCGCTGCGGCTCGGCACGGTGCCCGGTCTGCCGGACGAGGCGTACGAGCACGACGGCCAGCTCACCAAGCGGCACATCCGGGCCGCCACGCTGGCCACGCTGGCGCCCGCGCCGGGGGAGTTGCTCTGGGACGTGGGGGGCGGCTCGGGCTCGATCGCGATCGAGTGGCTGCGGGCCCACCGGTCCTGCCGGGCGGTGAGCGTGGAGCGGGACCCGGTGCGGGCCGAGAGGATCACCCGCAACGCGGAACGCCTGGGCGTCCCCGGCCTGCGGGTCGTCACGGGCCCGGCGCCTTCGGCCTTGGCCGGACTCGGCGTTCCGGACGCGGTGTTCATCGGCGGCGGCCTGACCGCGCCGGGCCTGCTGGACGCGTGCTGGGAGGCGCTGCGGCCGGGGGGCCGGCTGGTCGCGAACACGGTGACGCTGGAGTCGGAGGCGCTGCTGGCCGAACGGCACAAGGCGTACGGGGGAGAGCTGGTGCGGCTGTCGGTCGCGCACGCCGTCCCGGTCGGCGGGTTCACGGGGTGGCGTCAGGCGATGCCGGTGACGCAGTGGTCGGTGACGAAACCTTCGGCTTCAGAGACACGTTCGTACAGAGGAGACAGACGATGACCGTGTACTTCATCGGCGCGGGCCCCGGCGCGGCCGACCTGATCACGGTGCGCGGCGCCCGGATCCTCGCCGCCAGCCCGGTCTGCCTGTACGCGGGCAGCCTGGTCCCGGTGGAACTGCTGGCCGAGTGCCCGAAGGACGCCCGCCTGATCGACACGGCGAACCTGGACATCGACCAGATCACCGCCGAGCTGGTCCGGGCCCACGCGGACGGCCACGACGTGGCGCGGCTGCATTCGGGGGACCCGTCGGTGTTCAGCGCGGTGAACGAGCAGATGAAGCGCCTGGACGAGGCGGGCGTGCCGTACGAGGTCGTCCCCGGCGTCCCCGCGTTCGCCGCTGCCGCCGCCGCGCTCAAGCGCGAGCTGACGGTCCCGACGGTCGGCCAGACGGTGATCCTGACCCGCATCGCCCAGCGCGCCACGGCGATGCCGGAGGGCGAGGACCTGGCGACCCTGGGCCGCAGCGGCGCGCTGATCGTGCTGCACCTGGCGGCACGGTACGTGGACCGCGTGGTCGACGAACTGCTCCCGCACTACGGGGCGGACTGCCCGACGGCGGTGGTGGCGATGGCGTCCCGCCCGGACGAGATCATCCTGCGCGGCACCCTGGACTCCATCGCCGCACAGGTGAAGGCGGCGGGGGTGATCCGGACGGCGGTCATCATGGTGGGCCGCACGCTGGGCGCGGAGCAGTTCCGGGACAGCCACCTGTACTCCCCGGAGCGGGACCGCCACGTGTGCTGACGGGGACAGGGGCGTGCCCGGCGGCGAACAGGTCGCTGCCGGGCACCGGTGCGCGTGGCGTGCTTCGCGTCAGCCCTTGATCTCGATCTCGCCGTTCGCCGCGGGTGCGTCCGGGGTGGTGGCCGGGGACGGGACCGTCGTCGTGCGGTTCTTCAGGTTCTCCAGGAGGGACGCGAGGTCGACGCCCGTCGTCGAGCTGAGCAGTTCCATGCCCTGCGCGACGTTGTCGGTGACCGTGCGGGCCAGCTGGCTCGCGCCGTCCGTGGAGATGACCGTCATCTTGTCGATGGCGCTCAGCGGCTCCGAGGCCTTCGCGACAACACTCGGGAGGACCTCGACGAGCATCTGGAGGACGGCCGCGTCGCCGTACCGGGCGAACGCGTCGGCCTTCTTCTGCATGGCCTCGGCCTCGGCCGCACCCTTGGCGGCGATGGACGCGGCCTCCGCCTCGCCCTCGATGCGGACCGCGTCGGCCAGAGCCGAACGGTGCAGCTTCTCGCCCTGACCGGTCAGGCGCGAACGCTCCGCGTCGGCCTCGGCCTCCTTGACCTGGGCGATGCGGCGGGCTTCCGCCTCCTGCTCGGCCCGGTAGCGGGCGGCGTCGGCGGGCTTACGGACCTTCGTGTCCAGCTCGCGGTCGGTCAGGGCGGCCTGGCGCTCGGCGACCTTCTCCTGCTCGGCGAGGACTTCCTGCTGGCGGGCCGCCTCGGCGAGCGGGCCCGCGGCGTTGGCCTTGGCGGCCGCGGCTTCCGTCTCGGCCTTGATCTCGGCCTGCTTCAG
This sequence is a window from Streptomyces parvus. Protein-coding genes within it:
- a CDS encoding HhH-GPD-type base excision DNA repair protein, giving the protein MIGSMTTSGSDSTGGKGGAKGADTGTGAATTLRIAQNPEADGLLGRSPLAALVGMLLDQQVPMEWAFTGPYTLAERMGADDLDAGRIAAYDPDAFTELFTTKPALHRYPGSMAKRVQQLCRYLVAEYGGDASAVWRDAATGDDLLERLKALPGFGAQKAQIFLALLGKQLGVRPPGWREAAGPYGEAGSHRSVADITGPESLVEVRAYKQEAKAAAKAANTARKPGTSRKK
- the cobM gene encoding precorrin-4 C(11)-methyltransferase is translated as MTVYFIGAGPGAADLITVRGARILAASPVCLYAGSLVPVELLAECPKDARLIDTANLDIDQITAELVRAHADGHDVARLHSGDPSVFSAVNEQMKRLDEAGVPYEVVPGVPAFAAAAAALKRELTVPTVGQTVILTRIAQRATAMPEGEDLATLGRSGALIVLHLAARYVDRVVDELLPHYGADCPTAVVAMASRPDEIILRGTLDSIAAQVKAAGVIRTAVIMVGRTLGAEQFRDSHLYSPERDRHVC
- the upp gene encoding uracil phosphoribosyltransferase; the encoded protein is MRIHVVDHPLVAHKLTTLRDKRTDSPTFRRLADELVTLLAYEATRDVRTEQVDIETPVTPTTGVKLSHPRPLVVPILRAGLGMLDGMVRLLPTAEVGFLGMIRNEETLQAETYATRMPEDLSGRQVYVLDPMLATGGTLVAAIQELIKRGADDVTAVVLLAAPEGVEVMERELAGTPVTVVTASVDERLNEHGYIVPGLGDAGDRMYGTAE
- a CDS encoding LytR C-terminal domain-containing protein, producing MGGKYRITGDTYPRMRRPRHRRRLVLAGIGAVVVLGLVGWGSLQLIEVFTGGDKSANAADHQRDCPTAKPSVAPVKALPKPAAIKVNVYNATTRTGLAKAAAEELKKRGFAIGDVGNAPKEYDKKVPGTGVLLAAPAAKNGSFTVLGTQLAGTVQKTDTRKTGEVDLILGAKFKAFSTPKEATAAMTALTRPAPSPSPSC
- a CDS encoding DUF6596 domain-containing protein, whose amino-acid sequence is MGRAADDIEDLLRRHAPQVLGALVRRYGHFDPAEDSVQEALIAAAEQWPGAGIPDNPRGWLIRVASRRLTDRLRSDEARRRREETAAALTPADAFVTPPPGEGPAGTGPSGPGRAPSEDDTLTLLFLCCHPALSPAAQIALTLRAVGGLTTAEIARAHLVPEATMAQRISRAKRAVRGTRFRQPDARDRDQRLAAVLQVLYLIFNEGYTATAGPDLHRTDLAREAIRLTRAVRRLLPHEGRVTGLLALMVLTEARTPARTGPDGGLIPLDEQDRALWDRTAIAEGIALAEEALARGPAGDYQLQAAIAALHDEAERAEDTDWPQILALYDLLVRRSPDPAAALGRAVAVAMVRGPRAGLAEVGALAEATGRRNHRVDAVRGHLLERAGEPDAARTAYRAAADATLSEPEARYLRRRADRLDRPDG
- a CDS encoding M28 family metallopeptidase, with the translated sequence MAVVAATALATPLLLAASPHPGRPAPHDPGKEAAKLSRELVRNASARDAHKHLRRFQAIADSADGHRAAGSLGHDASAAYVHRQLQRAGYQVSYESFRFTYTETLAEKLAVVSPTPRDVTIKAMTYTPSTKEGGLTARLVAVPVDGTTGCEAADYAAADFTGAIALIKRGGCSFAEKQAAAATAGAAGAAIYNNVEGALSGTLGEVAAGKIPTGGLTQEEGEKLAADLAAGEVTVGFEVRELQEDRPTRNVIAETPGGSAARTVMLGAHLDSVTEGPGINDNGSGSAGLLDVALKLAKSKSEPANKVRFAWWSAEENGLIGSEKYVAALSDKQREQIKLYLNFDMIASPNGVQFVFDGDNSDQVGEGPGPEGSAQLERDINAFLDGKGKPHEGTDFTGRSDYGPFIEVGIPSGGTDTGAEGIKTAAQAEVFGGEAGIAYDPCYHAACDDLDNIDMGHFDTNIDVIANAVGTYAHDLRSLTRPADPDTGAGTPGSGGSGGGLREGHGRVTE
- a CDS encoding type II toxin-antitoxin system VapB family antitoxin → MIFKRIGNGKPYPDHGRESTRQWADVAPRPVRLDQLVTTKGQLDLETLLAEDSTFYGDLFAHVVKWQGDLYLEDGLHRAVRAALQQRQVLHARVLDLG
- a CDS encoding bifunctional cobalt-precorrin-7 (C(5))-methyltransferase/cobalt-precorrin-6B (C(15))-methyltransferase is translated as MPASPAPRPYPVAVVGIGADGWSGLSGTAREALRGAEVLIGGARQLDLLPPECAGARVAWPSPLRPAVPRLLAEHGERRIAVLASGDPMFYGIGRALAEELGPEGLRVLPHPSSVSYACARLGWPLEDTEVVTLVGRPAARLAASLYEGRRLLVLSADASTPATVAALLTDRGFGPSRVRVLEQLGGEGEEHVEGVASRWAHEPGDRLNVVAIECRASAEALRLGTVPGLPDEAYEHDGQLTKRHIRAATLATLAPAPGELLWDVGGGSGSIAIEWLRAHRSCRAVSVERDPVRAERITRNAERLGVPGLRVVTGPAPSALAGLGVPDAVFIGGGLTAPGLLDACWEALRPGGRLVANTVTLESEALLAERHKAYGGELVRLSVAHAVPVGGFTGWRQAMPVTQWSVTKPSASETRSYRGDRR
- a CDS encoding YciI family protein — protein: MKYLVMVQGTQADYDAQTGKGSADSPAWDEKAMQEMFAYMGSINDDLAESGELVTGYGLREPASGRAVSVDAEGRPVVSDGPYSETKELLAGFWVLDCESLERVTEIAARVARCPQPAGAPEYPVLIRPVDGGIDD